CCCGGCCATAAGCCGGAAGGCGACTACATACTGGTCACCACCGGCGGCGGTGGTGACGGAGCGGACCTCATCCATGACGTGATCCACGCCTATCAGGAGGATCCCGAACTCACGCATAACGCGCTCGTCGTCCTCGGCCCCTACATGCCGGCAAAGCAGCGCAACAAGCTGATCAAGAAGGGAAGCAAGATCCCATTCATCAAGATAATCGAGTTCGACAATCGCATGGAGGAACTGATAGCCGGCGCCAGGGGCGTGGTGTCGATGGGCGGCTACAACACCTATTGCGAGATACTCTCTTTCGACAAGCCCGCCCTGATCGTGCCGCGCCTTCAGCCACGCGAAGAACAATTGATCCGCGCCCAGCGTGCCTCGGCACTCGGGCTCGTCGACATGCTGCTTCCTCAGGAAGCGGAGGAGCCGTTGCGCCTTGCTGCGGCCCTGAAGGCGCTGCCGCAGCGCGCGCCTCCGTCGCTCCGCGCCAATGGCCTGAGGCTGGAAGGCCTCGTCCACATATCCGAGATCGTCGGCGAATGGCTCGATCATAGATCGAAAGAGCATTTGGCCGTCGTGAAAAGATCGAACTGAAGACACGTGTCGCCGAAACCGAAGATCGCCGTCGTGCTGAAGGGTTATCCACGCCTTTCGGAAACGTTTATCGCGCAGGAACTGCTGGGCCTCGAAAGAGCAGGGCATGAGCTCGTCCTCGTCGCCCTGCGCCGTCCGACCGACAGGAAACGCCATCCCGTCCATGACGAAATACGCGCGGCCGTCCATTACCTGCCTGAATATCTGCATGAGGAGCCCTTGCGCGTTTTCCGAGCGCTGGTGAAGACCGTCCCGAAGCCCGGCTTCCGGCGGGTGCTCGGGTCGTTCCTCCGAGACCTCGCGCGCGACGTTTCACGCAACCGCTTCCGCCGTCTTGGTCAGGCGCTGGTGCTCGTCACCGAATGGCCGGAAGACGCCGCGTGGCTGCATGCCCACTTCATTCACACGCCGGCCTCGGTAACGGACTATGCCAGCATAATCACCGGCATACCCTGGACCTGCTCTGCCCATGCAAAGGACATCTGGACCTCTAAGGATTGGGAGCTTTCGGGCAAGCTCGACCGGGCCCGCTGGACGGTGACCTGCACCCGAAGCGGCTATGAGCACCTGCGGGACCTGTCGAAGGACCAGACCCGGGTCCATCTGAGCTATCACGGCCTCGATCTCGATCGTTTCCCGGCCTTCGAAGGCGAGCATTCCCGGCGCGACGGCGCGGATCCCGACGATCCGGTGCGCATCGTCAGCGTCGGGCGCGCCGTTCCCAAGAAGGGATATGACGTCCTCCTGAAGGCGCTGTCGTTGTTGCCTGCGGATATCAACTGGCGCTTCGAGCATATCGGTGCGGGAGAGCTCACCGGCGGGCTCCAGGCGCTTGCCGCAAAGCTTGGCATCGAGGATCGCATCCGCTGGCACGGGGCACTCGATCAGAAGGATGTTTTGGGCCGCTACCGTGGGGCCGACATCTTCGCACTGGCGTGCCGGGTGGCGGCCGATGGTGACCGCGACGGCCTGCCGAATGTGCTCGTGGAGGCGTCGAGCCAGCGGCTTGCCTGTATATCGACCGCAGTCTCCGGCATTCCTGAACTTCTTGAAGATGGCAAAAACGGCCTGGTGGTGCCGCCGGAAAGCCCGGAGCCTCTTGCCGCGGCACTGGAGCGGCTGATCCGCGACCCGGAGCTCCGCCGGCGGCTTGGCGCCGCGGGGGAACGGCGCGTGCGCAGCGAGTTCGACCACCACTCCAGCGTCCGTCAGCTGGTCGGGCTCTTCGAAAGCGAATGGAGAAGAAGTCCTTGAGCAGGCCTCGCGTCTTTTTCTATGTGCAGCATCTTCTCGGTATCGGGCATCTGGCGCGCGCGAGCCGCATTGCCGGAGCGCTGGTCGAGCGGGATTTCGAGGTCACGATGGTGACCGGCGGCACGCCGGTGCCGGGCTTTCCGGGGGAAGGTGTGCAGACCGTCGCACTGCCGACGGTGACTGCCGGCGACAAGGGGTTTTCCGGGCTTGTCGACGGCGACGGAAACCCGGTCACGGCCGCTTTTCAGGAGCACCGACGGGATCTGCTCGTCGAGGCGTTCCGCCGCACGGAACCGGAGGTCGTCATCATCGAGGCCTTCCCCTTCGGGCGTCGGCAGATGCGGTTCGAACTGCTGCCGCTGCTCGCTGAAATTGCGGCGAGCAGCCGGCCGCCGCTCGTGACGACGTCGCTGCGCGACATTCTGCAGGAGAGGGTCAAGCCCGGGAGGGCCGAGGAGACTGTCGAACTCGTCAAGAACCATTTCGACCTCGTACTCGTTCACGGTGACCCCGGATTCGCCCGTATCGAGGAGACATTTCCCCTTGCCGACGAAGTCCGCGACAAGGTCGTCTATACGGGCCTCGTCGCCCCGCCGCCGCCAAATGAGGCGGCGGAGAAGTTCGACATCGTCGTTTCGGCGGGCGGAGGCGCGGTCGGCAGGGAGCTGATCGGCGCGGCGCTCGAGGCCGCGAAGCTTCTGCCGAATGCACTTCGCTGGTGTCTGATAACCGGCCCGAACCTGCCGCAGGCGGATTTCGACACATTCGCGGCCGCGGCTCCAGAGGGCGTCAGCCTCTTTCGTTTCCGGCGGGATTTCGGTGGCTTGCTCGGCGGTGCCCGCCTTTCCGTCTCGCAGGCCGGCTACAACACCGTGTGCGACATTCTGCGTGCCGGATGCGCGTGCCTCCTCATCCCCTTTACCGCGGGTGGCGAGACCGAACAGAGCACGCGGGCGGCACGGCTCGAACAGCTCGATCTCGCCGGCGTGCTGCCGGAGGAGGGGATCACGCCTGAGCTTCTGGCCGCGAAGGTGAGCTTCATGCTTGCCCGGCCAAGACCGGCCATCCCGCCGCTCGACCTCGACGGAGCCGCCGGGACGGCGAGGATCATCGGCGAGCGGCTTTCGTCGAGACAGTCCTTTCCTCACCCAGCTCCAGGTCTTAGACCGACCCGATCAGCATGAAGCGCGTGTATCTTTTTGTCGGCAGCGCTCCCGCGAAGTCGATCCGCGCGAGACGCGCCTGCGCTTGAAATTCTTCAAGCGACCTGACGCAGCTTATGTGGGTGGGTTCGCTGAAATAATCGTTCGATTGCAGGAGGACGCGCGTGCCGGGCGAAAGCAGGTCCAGCCAGTTCCGCAGTTCGCCGATGTGTTCGCAGCTCGTGTTGATCAGCAGATCCGCATTCAGGGCGCGATAGTCGAGCGTGTGCATATCGGCCGTCATCGCATGGAATCTGTCGCCGAAGGCTGCGTTGAGCGTGCGCGCCACCGGCTCAACCGCGGGATCGATGTCACAACTCACGGCGAATTCGATGTCGAAGCGCGAATCTTCGAGCAGCATGGCCGACAGAACGCCGTACCAGCCGCCGAGCACGATGATCCGACGACAGTCTGCGCCGATGCTCTCGAAGAGCTTGTCGCGGGCCCACATCTTGCAGTCGACCTGCTTGTGGTTGAAGGCATTGGCAATGTTGGCTTGCGGATGCTTCGCGATGACCCTGGCTATGCCGCCGACGAGCCTGCTGCCGGAATAGGCAGCCAGCCCCCGGGCAAGGTCATGGGCGTTTTCGCGCCAATCTTCGAGAAGGCGGGGAGAGTGGCTGGCATGCGTCATGCGGCTGTTGTAAGCTCACGGTCAAGTGAGCGCAAGGCGCCGGAGGTGGGCCGCAGGAGTGGAGGCAAGAGGCCTGCGTAGATGAGGCGGTACTGCATATCAGTCGGAGGCTTGACATGGCGCATCGCTCTGCTCTCATGCCGGGTAGTCACGATTTCGTGGAGGTAGCGCAGGCCCATTGACGATCAGGCGGACCGGCACCAAGTGCGGCGCTGTAGTCCGCCGGCAGAACAGCCGTGCGATCCCGAATTTCAGATAGGTCTCTTTACCGGCACATGGAACCACGTCTTTCCCGCTACATCTGGACTCACACCCGCAAGCAGCAACTCTGGATATTGCTGGTCGTGGCGCTGTCGATGGTTCCCTATTTCCTGTCCTTCGATCTGCCGAAGCAGATCGTCAACGGACCGATTCAGGGTGCAGGTTTCGACGGCCCCGAGGCGACCCAACCGTTCCTGCCGATTTCCTTCGACCTGCCGTTCTTCGGTGAGGTCAACCTCTTCTCGGGTTTCGATCTCGGCAGGGAAGGCATGCTGCTGGCCTTGAGTCTGGTGTTCCTGCTGCTCGTGATCATCAACGGGCTCTTCAAGTTCTATATCAATACCTACAAGGGCCGGCTCGGCGAGCGGCTTCTGCGGCGAATCCGCTTCGAGCTCGTCGACCGGGTCTTGCGCTTCCCCCCCGGCTATCTCAAGCGCGTGAAGCCGGCCGAAATCTCGACCATGATCAAGGACGAGGTGGAGCCGATGGGCGGCTTCACCGGAGACGCCTTCGTGCAGCCCGCCCTTCTCGGTGGGCAGGCGCTGACGGCGCTGATCTTCATCCTCCTCCAGAGCTTCTGGTTGGGTATCATCGCAGCCTCGATCGTCGCCGTTCAGGCGGTCATTATCCCGCGCATGCGCAGGCGACTGCTGGTGCTCGGCCGCGAGCGTCAGTTGACGGCGCGTGAGCTGTCGGGCCGCGTCAGCGAGATCGTCGACGGCATCGGCACGATCCGCGCCCACGATACCTCCAATTTCGAGCGGGCCGACATTGCCGCGCGGCTCGGCCGGATATTCAAGATCCGCTACGACCTCTATCAGTGGAAGTTTCTGGTCAAGTTCCTGAACAACTTCCTGGCCCAGGTGACGCCGTT
The sequence above is drawn from the Sinorhizobium meliloti genome and encodes:
- a CDS encoding glycosyltransferase family 4 protein, whose translation is MSPKPKIAVVLKGYPRLSETFIAQELLGLERAGHELVLVALRRPTDRKRHPVHDEIRAAVHYLPEYLHEEPLRVFRALVKTVPKPGFRRVLGSFLRDLARDVSRNRFRRLGQALVLVTEWPEDAAWLHAHFIHTPASVTDYASIITGIPWTCSAHAKDIWTSKDWELSGKLDRARWTVTCTRSGYEHLRDLSKDQTRVHLSYHGLDLDRFPAFEGEHSRRDGADPDDPVRIVSVGRAVPKKGYDVLLKALSLLPADINWRFEHIGAGELTGGLQALAAKLGIEDRIRWHGALDQKDVLGRYRGADIFALACRVAADGDRDGLPNVLVEASSQRLACISTAVSGIPELLEDGKNGLVVPPESPEPLAAALERLIRDPELRRRLGAAGERRVRSEFDHHSSVRQLVGLFESEWRRSP
- a CDS encoding glycosyltransferase family protein, whose protein sequence is MEKKSLSRPRVFFYVQHLLGIGHLARASRIAGALVERDFEVTMVTGGTPVPGFPGEGVQTVALPTVTAGDKGFSGLVDGDGNPVTAAFQEHRRDLLVEAFRRTEPEVVIIEAFPFGRRQMRFELLPLLAEIAASSRPPLVTTSLRDILQERVKPGRAEETVELVKNHFDLVLVHGDPGFARIEETFPLADEVRDKVVYTGLVAPPPPNEAAEKFDIVVSAGGGAVGRELIGAALEAAKLLPNALRWCLITGPNLPQADFDTFAAAAPEGVSLFRFRRDFGGLLGGARLSVSQAGYNTVCDILRAGCACLLIPFTAGGETEQSTRAARLEQLDLAGVLPEEGITPELLAAKVSFMLARPRPAIPPLDLDGAAGTARIIGERLSSRQSFPHPAPGLRPTRSA